From the Chaetodon auriga isolate fChaAug3 chromosome 17, fChaAug3.hap1, whole genome shotgun sequence genome, the window acaaaagctGCTGAGGATGCCAAGGTAgcagcaaaagcagcagcactAGAAGCAGTAACAGCACCAGCATCGAAAGCAGACACAGTAGCACGACTACCAAATGCAGCATTAATtgcagcagaggctgctgaaaaagcagcttcagcagcagcaatggCAGCCTTGGGTAATCCAGCAGCAATCTCAGAAGCTGCAGAAGCTGCAAAAACAGTGGCTGAAAAATCAAGAGATGCAGcaaaaatcttaaaaacagaaatatcataCGCCAATGAGGCAACCGCAGCAGCAAGACGCatatcactgacagcagctctaTCTGTGGCAGAAATAGCAGAggcaacaacactgacagcatcaACAGCAACTGGAAGTGCAGCAGAGGACATGGCATTAATAATGGTAACAGCAGCAAAGGCAGCagcaagaggagcagcagcagcactcccAAATGCAGGCATCTATTCATCAGCAGTGCCACCAACTGAAGTaccagaaccagcagcagcaacaacacctTCCACTAAAACAACGGTAGCAGCACCAGCCAAACAagaccaaactgcagcagcagcagtgataacatccacagcagcagcagcagcagcgacagcagTAGCAGCCTCGACAGCAGCAGCCGCTGGAGCAACGACGTCCAAAGAAGTAGAGCCTGCAGTAAAAGCTGCACAAGTAGCAGCTAGAGCTGCCACATTGGCCGCAACAGGAGAGGCACCAGCATCATTGGCAGCAAAAGCAGCCGGAAAcgcagcagatgcagcagaagcagcagcactaGCAGCAGTTCAAGCAGCAGTAAGAGCACCAGCATCAACAGCAAATGCAGCAGCACAAATAGCACAGGCATCGTTAACAGCAGCATTCGCTGCaaggaaagcagcagcagcagcatcaaaggCAGCTTCTGAGACAGCAACACCAGCAGTAATCACAGCGACTGCAGACGCTGCAAGAACGGTGACAAAAGCAGCCAACGGAGCGTTAGAAACTTTGACAGCAGTCACAGCAGAAAAAGGAGCAGAAATGACAGAAGCAACAAGATCAGCAATAGGCATAGCAGAAACAGTGGCACACGTGGCTGAAGCAACAGCGATCACAGCAGAAACATCAGCAGAAGCCGCAGCAGCAAAGAGCACAGAAGTAATGAAGTCAAcagccaaagcagcagcaagtgctgcaacagcagcagcacaagcaaCAGAATCCACACTGTCGATGGCAGAACTGAAGGCCGGAAATGTGACACCAAGGCCAACTGCTGTAAAATCAACATCAGCCAAAATGCCAGCACCAAATGCTACTACGGCAACACCACAGccaaacacacctggaacaGCTTCAGAAACAACAGCGGCAGCAGGACCAGGAGCAGCTAAAGCAAAGGAAGCAGCAGTGGTTGGGTCGACAGCGGCAGCCGCAGCAGGAGCGGCAGCAGcttcagcggcagcagcagctgctggaccaGAAGCAtccaaagcagcagaaaatgcagcaaaagcttcaaaagcagcagcaacTGCTGCCAAATTAGTTGCAGCAGGGGTAGCACCGGTTGAAatggcagcagaggcagcaacaaaagcagctgaagcagcaaATGCAGCATCACAAGCAGCAATACAAGCAGCTTCGTCAACGTCACCAGCATCCGCAGCActacaaacagcacaaatagCAGTATCAGCATTAAAAtcagcaaaagcagcaaatacagCAGCAAGAGCAGCTGAAATGGTTGCATCTGCCAAAGCAACACCAGAAACAATGTCAGAAGCTGTAAAAGCTGCCAAAACAGTGACGACACTATCAGCAGAAGCAGTGGAAGAATTACAGAAAATATTATCCGACGCCACAGGGTCAACAGCAGCAAAGCGTGCGTCAATAGTCGAGGCGCAAGTGGTGGCAGAGATGGCACAAGCAACTGCAATGGCAGCAACAAccactgcagagacagcagcgGAGGCAGCATCAGCAACCACAGCACAACACGCAGCAGACATGGAGGCAGCGATGGCATCGGCAGCAGAGGCGGCAGCAACCGCCGcttcagcggcagcagcagcagcagaggtggcgGTGTCAAGACCCCCCTCTGGCAACACAGCaacaggagctggagctgaagctggagctggagctggagctggagctggagatggagctggagctggagctggagatggagctggagcaggagatggagctggagcaggagatggagatggagcaggagatggagatggagctggagctggagatggagctggagctggagatggagctggagcaggagatggagatggagcaggagatggagatggagctggagctggagctggagatggagctggagcaggagatggagctggagctggagatggagctggagcaggagatggagctggagcaggagatggagctggagctggagatggagctggagcaggagatggagatggagcaggagatggagatggagctggagctggagctggagatggagctggagcaggagatggagctggagctggagatggagctggagcaggagatggagctggagcaggagctgaaAATGGAACAGGAACAGGACAAGGAGCAGGAGCCGGATccaacacagcaacagcagctgcagtcaacAGCAAAATGAGTCTGGTTCCCGTCACAGTGGCTGTCATGGCCGCCATGCTGctgtgaagaggaagatgaagccatatttattattttattgtatgaTTTCACTTACCcaatttatcatttttatgtgTAAGTTATGAAAAATCAATAGTTTAATAAATAACATTCTGGTATTTAATCTTTTAAATAGGTGTAAATTCTGCTGCTTCAAACAGAGTCAAACAGCAGTCTTTCCCTCAgtttctccctgtttttccACTGTTCCTCGCTCGctctccctcagtctctccTGCAGTAAATCCATCATGGAGGGGCTCAAACACAGATTCAGAGTTGATCAAAGGTTTGGTTGGCGGCGGCTGCATCAGCAGCCTCCAACACTGCTGACTGATGAGACTGAATTCCCTCTTAAGCCACTTCTTGTTCACAACACATACTGAGCAACATTTGGATTAAGCTTTTTTGTGTCAGAGGAAATGATTGCAATCGGCCAATTTACAAGTACACACAATTCAGGAGATTAGCATCAATTAGCTTGGCGTGCTAGCTGTTTGAAGTCCGTTCTATCCACTTCAGAGTTTGGGCTACATCTCTGTGTTGACACAGATGTGAGGTCTCATGAACTCACACtcgttctgtttttcttcatctcttcagtcttcatctgctcttcatcttttcACTTTTTAGATGGAGTGTTTCATCGTTCAAACAGCATTCAGAGTCGAAGGCAAAGGAAGAATTTCGTGGTGCATTTAAACACTTTGACTCACTCTGATTACACCTGAATTCACTGCTGCTTCTAAACgctaaataaaacattaattgtTAATGAATTTAGAATTCTTAAAGAtcaacaaatacaataaaaaattaTTTATTGTCAGTTTTTTGGGCAGTGGATCCTCATCTTTTTTCACATCACTACTGAACTTAAGGACAGTTCCTTCATCTTAAGcagctaaaaaataataattttataaTAATTTCAACAAACATGCCACATAATGTGCAATTTAATGTATAAAATATGACAcacttcttcctttttctttgtttgtgcgtgtgcgtgtgtgcacacacacgctgtattTGGATGTATTAGTGTGTTCATTGTGGAATTAAGTGAACACATTCCACTGAGGTGGTTAGATAACACCGTCAGGGTGGTGTGATGTGAGGCGCGGTGCCAGCAGAAATTCCGACCGGCTGATCATTCCTTGATAATAACTAACTACAGACATCGCAACGCTACCTGAAACTCTGTGGGCCCTGCCCATCTTcacacacatattacacatCACCATTCTTTACACCTGGAACCATTTATTTACAGAGGTGAAGGAAGTATTCAGAGCCTTTACTTAGgcaaagtactaataccacagtgtaaaaatactaaCAGAAaaagctggttgaggtggagctcatcttcagctgttttgtgttggactgaaactaatgattcttttcattctggatcaatctgctgatcattttctccatcgatcgatcgatcatttgttttggaaacattgtgaaaatagtgagaaatgtggtgacaatgagcccaaagtgacaccttcaccatgtttgtttagTCCAACCACTGTCATGACATGAAACTCAAGCAAGGTTagcagttagcctagcttagcattaatACTAGAAAAATGGTGGAAAGCGCCACTCTGGCTCAGTCCAGAGTTAAAAGCTCCACCTACCAGCAGCTCTGAAGATCACTAATTCACGTCTGTGAAAAACCCTCTCTTTGCTTCAACTGTCTGTCTTTGCCACAGAGTGAATAAAACGATGTTAGCATAATGACCGTGTTGTTAAAAGTCTGACACATTGACAAATATTTGATATCTGtttgagagtgagagaagaaaacTAATATtaatctcatgtctgtgtggagcTGGAGTCACGATGTGGTTAGTTTAGCTTCAGctaggaaacagctagcctggcgcCATCTTAAAACTAACCAGCTAACACACTGTGTCTTTGTTAAGTCGAAAACAAATCGAAAAACTACTGTTTTTGAAGAAATACTATTTCTTGCAAAACAGTGGCGTAACCGTCCACACAGTACTTCTGTGTAGCATCTCTGGCTAAAGGCTAGCGCAGGTGGACAGactttggttttggtttggcACAATAGTACCAAATCTGACAGCCTCCATGAAACGACCAGGGAGTTTACACAAGTTTCACCAGCTGTTCTTCAACACCAAATAGTTCAATGGCCCCTAAAACCACAATCTGTCTCTCTTACGTTTCTGTGTCTGCACACGTTAAACAAACGGTTTGTGTATTTATTACATAATATGTAATGGCACCGCAAAAATCATTCCAATAGAGGAGGGAGTCATTATGTAGTAATTGCTACCTGCTGCAtccaagaaaaacagaaggtGTTGTCAAAGCAGCTGCACAGGTTATTGTAAGCaggcttaaaaaaataaacttttaaatCAACATATTTCTTTACGTCGTTTTCTCGATCGACACTTGATACTGACGACTGCTCCCGTTGGTCTGCATCGTTTCACTCCTGCTGCCTGATAACGTGATGGAAGAGTAGAAACTGTGtcacacactcttcctccatctgtgtTATTAGACCAGCACCCAGGCACTGGCACCTTTTATAGGTCACACCTTGGCAGCACAGCCGATGGTGATTAGATGACCATGTTCCAGGGTGGGAAAAACCTCAAGAGGCCTTCAGAGTCAGAAGTCTCAACAGGAGTCACGGCCAATCAGATGAGTTCAAACAAAGTGAGCGCAAATATAGAATGAaattttacatacatttcttTTGTGACATATCTtccaaaatatgaaaatacattaATTTTGAATAGATTTCTAGTAGATGTCACAGAATATGTTAAAACAGCTTTAGATAAACATCATAAACTCTTAACAGCCAATAAAACAGAGATTCATCAAAGGCCTCCTGATGTGTTTTCTCATCCTAATGGTGGAACATGGTTATGTAATGAGCATCGGATGCATTGCAGGGTGTGACCTGAGGATGAAATGCTGCCCagatgaaagagaaatgtgCGACCCAagatgtgtgttgtgtttctgtcacattaACTTGATGCAATTATGCTCGGTTAAAAGCTTTCAGGTGCCAGTTGGAACGGTTTGGCACGTCTTGGTCAGCCTTTTCAGTTAACAGGTTAAACAACAGATGCAGTGAAGTGTGGAGATGTGAGGCTTTGGTTTTGATCAATGGCGTGCCAAGTGCCTCAACATGAGCCGTCACCTTTCCTCTGACCTCATGAGTCATTAGTTCTTTAGTTCATTAGTTCATTCTTATTGTGAAGCACAAAAAGTTTTATATATAGTAATTATTCACATTGATATgaacatctatctatctatctatctatctatctatctatctatctatctaagcTTTGTGTTGTAATACACTGACTGGCCGCTGGGGGTCACTGCCGCTGAACGGGGCCGATGTGTCTGAACAGGAGGCGAGTTGTTccggagaagaagaagaaagatggcTACTCTTCATGCTAGCTAGCAGGTGGGGCTCAAAATGTTGCGCTCTGGGTCAACTCGTCTTATTTAGCGTTCGAGCGAGGCACAGCCATCAGTAAAAGTCCCTCCGCCGGCAGCGTAAGGACTCAGGGAGGCGGTAACCGCCGGAGTGAGTTATTAGAGGGATTTATTAAGTAGTTTTTAGCGGGCTGCGTGTGTTCGTGCAGGCGGAGGGGGGTCGCGTCTCCTCCGGTCAGCTGTCCGTCAGTTAACCGTCAGGTGAGTTTCTGGtttgatttcctgcttttcctccGTTCTGTTTCAGAGTCTCTGTCGATGGCTGTGAAggttttgctgtttatttgtggaatctgaacacaaataaaactttatAAACTTGTTTGTTGGTAGAAACCGTGATGAAGAATCAGCGTTTTGTTCCTGTGGGAAGTTTTcacgtcctcctcttcctcagtctcCCCTCACCTGATGAACTTGCCGAGCTGTTTGTGTCACTAAACTTTATTTTAGCTTTacgttgttgtttttcttacatttccTTCAGTGTCTGTCTGGTTTATTTGACGCGATTCTAGTTTAAAACCGTCCAGACCTCATTCAAATGtcgttttcagtgtttcaaagcGACATCTTTCAGCTTTGAGTGTCCGCCATGTTTCACTTCCAGCACTTTCATCCTTCACAGTGGAGAGGATTCAGGGTTCAGACCAGGCTGCCCAAAGTGCGGCCCGTGGGCCAAAGCTGGCCCACCATAAGGTCTGACGAGGCCTGCTCAATGTCGATCAATAAAAAGACAATTTGAAAATAGATAAAAAATGCTCTTAAAATCTGAGTCAGGTGTGTAGACTTCATGTTGATGTGACatgaagagagtgtgtgtgggagggccCTCACAGGTGCAGGTGCACAGTCCTCACAGTCTttggtctttgtgtgttttctctctcagtccaGCAGTGATGGCAGCTCCATTAAACATCCAGACACCCAGTAAGACCTGGGAGCTGAGTCTGTACGAGCTTCACAGGAGCCCCCAggtacacctgtgtgtgtgtgtgtgtgtgtgtgtgtgtgtgtgagtgtgtgagtgagtgagtgagtgagtgagtgagtgagaggcTCAAACGGAGGCAGgagatgaaatgtgaaaacactttgAGGCGACTGTATGCAGACTCTTCCTGTCCTCACAGGTGtgatgatgaatgtgtgtgtgtgtgtgtgtgtgtgtgtgtgtgttcaggaggcgATCATGGATGGGACGGAGGTGGCGGTGTCTCCTCGCTCTCTGCACAGTGAGCTCATGTGTCCCATCTGTCTGGACATGCTGAAGAACACCATGACGACCAAAGAGTGTCTGCATCGCTTCTGCTCCGACTGCATCGTCACCGCGCTGCGATCTGGGTGAGCGCGACGCGACACGGCGCCAACCaatcattgtttgttttgtttttttacttaatCAAGTCAACAAAATGAAGCTCCAGGTGACGTCCTGAGCTGACCTGAGGCGTGGCATTTCAATCATACGTCATCATACTTCCTGTAAACTGAGCTCACAGTTAACGGAcacccccccccaacccccccccccccccccccccccatccctccccAGGAACAAAGAGTGTCCCACCTGCAGGAAGAAGCTGGTCTCCAGGCGTTCGCTGCGCCGAGACTCGAACTTTGACGCGCTGATCTCCAAGATCTACCCGAGCCGGGACGAGTACGAGGCCCACCAGCGCCGCGTGCTGGAGCGACTCAACAGGCTGCACAACAAGGAGGCGCTGAGCTCCAGCATCGAGGAGGGGCTCCGGCAGCAGGCCCGCTACAGGTCCGAGAGGTGGGGAGGAGCGGGGGCCTCCGGCAGAATGTTCTCACCTCACAGTCACATCTCTGAGTGTTGGTTGTCATTAGATCGCTGTGAGCAGGTCTGTTCTCACACTGGGTTCATTTTCACCAACAACGTGATGCTCAGACGGTTTCAGAAGGTGATTTTGTAATTCAGCAAAGTGAAATGTGGCAactgctgcatcaaactcagcAACTTTAATCAACAACTTGAGTCTTTAAAGATATTAAGGCAATTTTCTAGACATCTTTGAGCTTTAAAGGGTAATTTGTCTTAAAACATCAAACCGAGGCGTTCGTGTGAACGTTGAGGCAGGTTGTTCTTGGTCCTTCTGTCCGTACTGGACCTGAAACACCTGAAGGTCCAGCCGACGCTGAGCACAGCGGCTCCTCAGTCAGTGTAAGCGTCACTTCAGCCACAGAACACGGTGCTTTGATGCTCACGGATGTTTTTCCCTCCTTGAATTtacaacaaacatgaaaaaatgtgaaacagtcacatttctgcatttctccCGTCATGAGAACTCAGCGGTTGCTGGTCCTGATCCTTCCGGTGTGTCGCAGCCTTTGACTTGTCTCAGTTTCCATCAGTAATTCAGTAAGTCGATATTTGAATATCTGATGAGGTCCAGCTGCTCACGTGTTCCCTCCACCCTGCAGGAACCACCGGATGAAGAAGCCGACTCAGGAGAGCGACAACACCACCTTCAGCGGCGGCGAAGACAACGGCGACGCCCGCTCGCACCTGTCTCACGATTCCGCCCCCTcacacaccccccaccccccaggtCGGACCCCCTCGGAGGCGGGGCCCAGCCGCAAGCGGCCGCGGGCATCGGACGACGGCTCGGGGGGCGAGGCGGACAGCGGCAGCCCCACCCCTCCGCTGAGACGCCACAAAGAGGGGCCGAGCTCTGAGATCGAGCTGGTGTTCAGACCGCACCCGCAGCTGGTCCATGGCCAGGACTACAACCAGACCAGGTCAGACCAGAAGACCTCATATTTCTGTTCATGGACAGATCAGCGACCACAAAGTCAGATAACTGATCGCCGCCGTCACGAGTCCAGACGCTTTAAACACTTTAACCAGACGAGACGAGACGTTCCCGTCTGTCCCCCCCCTCAGCTCATCAAAACGCTCTTCCTTTGCAGATACGTGAAGACCACCGCCAACGCCACCGTGGACCACCTGTCCAAATACCTCGCCCTGCGCATCGCTCTGGAGGACGGACGGCGTGGCGGACAGGTGGAGGCGGGAGCAGGAGAAAGTGAAGGAGcggcgggaggaggaggagaagggtcGACTCTGAGCAACATCAGCGAGAAGCAGTACACCATCTACATCATGACGAGGGGGGGGCAGTTCTCTGTGagtcacaacacaaacaggcagcCAATCACGAGCTGAAGCGTCCGTCCCAACGCGTCCAACTGTCCCTTCAGCAGACGCTGACAAACACAGTCTGAGCTTAGTGACGTTTATTGGATAGAAGCTGGTGTGTAACAGTGGTAACTCCGTCATCTGAGCAGAGTTTAGAGAGTtaagattcttcttcttcttcttctgtgtgacTCGCTCTTCATcccctcacttctctctcttcttcgtCTCTCCTGCTTTCAGACGCTGAACGGCTCTCTGACTCTGGAGCTGGTCAACGAGAAGTACTGGAAGGTCCGGAAGCCTCTGGAGCTTTACTACGCCCCCACCAAGGACCAGCAACAACCACaacccccagcagcagcagcagcacagcagccccAGCCGAGgtctccaccccctcctccgcCCCCGCCTCCTCAGAGGGAGGCATGAGGCAGAGCAgtgagctgctcctcctcctcacatctTGTGATTTCATCTGCAAACTGAACTCATTTGGAATGCAGAAATCTGACCTGAGACCAGCTGTcagaggacaaagagacagaaaacaaaccagtGAAGAAGAGCTGGAGCCTCTCAGCGGCTTCCTCTGAACTTTCTCACCgtttgctgatgttttgtggAGTCACGATGGAGATGTGGGATTCTAAACTGTCGCTGTGGAGCTGGAGGTCACGTTTTCTCCTGACACGAAGCATCTCCTTAAATTCTGTTTCATCTTATCActtaatatttaaaaagacaaagctgAGCCTCGTTCCTGCAGCGACGACCTTCTCTGATCCggatgtttgacatttgttagttttatttattctgaaCACAAAACCTCCAAAATAACTACCAGAAAATATGGAAAGTAGAAAGAAATTTGCCAAAATTATCAAGGCAAAAATCTACGGAAGCCCATTTCAGCCCAAAAAAAGTtagaaatgctaaaagaaagaAGGTGAAATGGAAACCTTTTATCTAAATCAGCCTTTAATTCATCTGAAAATTCTGGGATCTGTTATTTTAGACCTTTCTGGAGTAATATTTGAATTGGTTCAAagtggtttctttctttttaaagccTCTTCATGAAACAAGGATTTGTCTCTAAATTCCTCTTCATGTGCAGTTTAAGAGCTACAGAGGTTCAAATATCCACAGTTCTGAGCAGAAACAGTTACACATGAAGTAAAGCAGATCAATGATGTGATCAGTTCTTCAGTGCAGAACGATTGTGACATGTTTTACACTTCAGGATCAGAACGGTCGATGAAAAGTGTCCTGATCTGACGGACTGCGTTTATGAAATCTGTAGAATTTCATTTGTAAGAACGTGACTGAAGCTGTGCTGCTTTCGAGGTCGCAGGCTCAGCGTGGGACAGCTCGGCGCTGTCGTATCACTGCTTTAACAGCACACAAACCAACATTCAGGTCTGAGGGGCAGCAGcctgtcccagcatgcagtgGGGCGAGACAGGGTGAGCACACGGTGAGTTTCATTGGTTAGAGGAGATGTCAGGTTTGTTTCTTAGATCCTCTTTATCAAACGAGGATTCCCCTTAATGTTCAACTGAAGAGCAACAAAGAAGCTGTATTTTACACGACGTTCTCATCCTCCACCTTTAAAGCTGTAGCTccatcaccctcctcttcctcatcctgtTTCTTCTTTACACACCAACAGTTGTTCTGTTTTCTCTATGAAAGCGTTTGTTTGCATGAAGTCGTTCTTTAACCTTAAGAAGCCATAAACTTCAGCTCCTCACTGTTTAGACTCTGCTTCACTTCTGTCTTAATGCACTTTAAACTTCCTGCAGCCATACAAGTTTTTCCTACCTTACCTCAGTTTTTAAGGAACATTTGTACATTAAGAATAATGCAGtatttcctccctctgttgtATAAttactttctctgtctgtcagcgaTGCACAACAATAAACTCAAGTAATCACATGCTTGGTGTGAGCTGTGCTGTTTGAGATGGAAGCAGGATAACTCTTCAGCTTTGACCagtgtgtcttcttcttctgcaacaTTCAATCAGCAGAGCGTCTGAAGAACTAAAGAGCACACCACGACAGGCTTTTTGTCAACTGTGGCGTTTTATTGAAACAAAGGGAAGCAGGGGAGTTTACTTCTTCTTGGACACACCGACGGTGCGACCGCGCCGGCCGGTGGTCTTTGTGTGCTGACCACGCACACGCAGACTGGAAggaaagggaaaagagaaaaggttaGATGAGGAAGTGCACAGTGTTCAAAGTTCCCATGAAGTGAAACTCAGTGTTTAGTGTGATCACACCCACTGAGTGCCTTCAGATTCAAGCTTTCCAGGACAGGCCTGAAATGTCTCAGACACAGACGTCAGCACTACACAATTCGATTTCTAAACTGCTGTGATGAAAGATTTTGGGATCGGCTGCATCTTAACACCAGCTCATGGAGCAGTTTGATGTCAGGAGGACGAATCGATGCAGACTGATCAGATCTCTTACCCCCAGAAGTGCCTGAGACCCCGGTGAGCCCTGATCTTCTTCAGCCTCTCCAGATCTTCTCTCAGCTTGTTGTCCAGACCGTTAGCGAGGACCTGAGACGAGACGCAGCGACAGAAGTGTGTGAGCGTGATGTGAGAGCGGCGCTGAACAATCGAATACTTTCCGCTTCAATAAATCTGTTCACCTGACACGTCGCTCAGCGTCTAACACCTCAGAACACCACGTAATCAACACTCAATGAATACTACGAGCTTCACCGCCGTTACAGAGTTTCTCAGACTCGGCTTTAAAAAAGTACGACGGCATGTCAGAGTACAACAAACGTGCACCACCTGCACCGTCAGTGTCAAACTGTTTTTATCCTGCTGACCTTGAATTCAAATGAAAGCCTCTACAGTCTCTAAAGACTCTCCTGTGCCGCCACACGGGGCGCTTTCTTTGTGTCAGACTGGGTGAGGTTACTAGTTTTGGGTGGCTTGTCATAGTTACACAGCGAAAAGTCGCCTCTATTCCAGTGAATCAGCGCTTCCTCTCGAGTAGTTATGATTGACGCTTTGGGAACACGGAGTTCAGGAGGCTCAACATACAATGACTGACATCTGACGGACAAAGCTACGTCCCTAACGAGGCCTGAGCTGGGGGTCACCCACCTGGCTGTATTTGCCGTCCTTGACGTCCTTCTGCCTGTTGAGGAACCAGTCTGGGATTTTGTACTGGCGAGGATTCTGCATGATGGTCACCACACGctccacctgaaaaacaaacacggCTGTCAAAGCAcaggaaaatgaacaaaacgCACCACAATGAAAACCTGGAGGCTCAATCTGAGTCATCTAACCTTTCTAATTAAGTGAGAGAGGACTGTGGATCACTCCTGCTCAGAGAGCTAACTCAGCACTTTTACATAAATATATCAACAATCGCCGGCTGTTGGGCCAAAGTCTGACAGAACCATTCAGTCTGAATGCTTTAAGCTTTAAAATGGAGATAATAGACACTTCAGTTAATCTGAGAtcacaaaataaacaagaaaactgGCCTGGCACACGTTTTGTACTTGAAGTGATCATTAAAGTTTTAAAGTGATGTCAGCCGAGCTCCAGACTGTCGCTGCCAGAGCAACAAAAGAAGCATAATGTCTTCAGAGCTGAGGAGACATGAAGTCACGGGGGAAAAGAAACTCTGCCACGAAGAGAAGATTACTCT encodes:
- the rps18 gene encoding small ribosomal subunit protein uS13 yields the protein MSLVIPEKFQHILRVLNTNIDGRRKIAFAITAIKGVGRRYAHVVLRKADIDLNKRAGELTEEEVERVVTIMQNPRQYKIPDWFLNRQKDVKDGKYSQVLANGLDNKLREDLERLKKIRAHRGLRHFWGLRVRGQHTKTTGRRGRTVGVSKKK
- the LOC143335008 gene encoding E3 ubiquitin-protein ligase RING2-A-like isoform X1, whose protein sequence is MAAPLNIQTPSKTWELSLYELHRSPQEAIMDGTEVAVSPRSLHSELMCPICLDMLKNTMTTKECLHRFCSDCIVTALRSGNKECPTCRKKLVSRRSLRRDSNFDALISKIYPSRDEYEAHQRRVLERLNRLHNKEALSSSIEEGLRQQARYRSERNHRMKKPTQESDNTTFSGGEDNGDARSHLSHDSAPSHTPHPPGRTPSEAGPSRKRPRASDDGSGGEADSGSPTPPLRRHKEGPSSEIELVFRPHPQLVHGQDYNQTRYVKTTANATVDHLSKYLALRIALEDGRRGGQVEAGAGESEGAAGGGGEGSTLSNISEKQYTIYIMTRGGQFSTLNGSLTLELVNEKYWKVRKPLELYYAPTKDQQQPQPPAAAAAQQPQPRSPPPPPPPPPQREA
- the LOC143335008 gene encoding E3 ubiquitin-protein ligase RING2-A-like isoform X2 encodes the protein MAAPLNIQTPSKTWELSLYELHRSPQEAIMDGTEVAVSPRSLHSELMCPICLDMLKNTMTTKECLHRFCSDCIVTALRSGNKECPTCRKKLVSRRSLRRDSNFDALISKIYPSRDEYEAHQRRVLERLNRLHNKEALSSSIEEGLRQQARYRNHRMKKPTQESDNTTFSGGEDNGDARSHLSHDSAPSHTPHPPGRTPSEAGPSRKRPRASDDGSGGEADSGSPTPPLRRHKEGPSSEIELVFRPHPQLVHGQDYNQTRYVKTTANATVDHLSKYLALRIALEDGRRGGQVEAGAGESEGAAGGGGEGSTLSNISEKQYTIYIMTRGGQFSTLNGSLTLELVNEKYWKVRKPLELYYAPTKDQQQPQPPAAAAAQQPQPRSPPPPPPPPPQREA